In Salarias fasciatus chromosome 2, fSalaFa1.1, whole genome shotgun sequence, one genomic interval encodes:
- the aldob gene encoding fructose-bisphosphate aldolase B gives MTHQFPSLSPEQKKELSGIAQRIVATGKGILAADESTGTMGKRLQKINVENTEENRRCFREILFSSDASISNSVGGVIFFHETLYQKSDSGKLFPQVVKDKGIVVGIKVDKGTAGLMGTDGETTTQGLDGLSERCAQYKKDGCDFAKWRSVLKISDGCPSALAIAENANVLARYASICQQNGLVPIVEPEILPDGDHDLQRCQYVTEKVLAAVYKALSDHHVYLEGTLLKPNMVTAGHACTKKYTPQEVAMATVTALRRTVPASVPGICFLSGGQSEEEASVHLNAINQVPLHRPWKLTFSYGRALQASALAAWQGKAANKAAAQEAFCSRAKINGLASKGEYKPSGSADQASMQSLYTASYVY, from the exons ATGACTCATCAGTTCCCATCCCTGTCACCGGAGCAGAAGAAGGAGCTCTCCGGCATCGCCCAGAGGATCGTGGCTACAGGAAAGGGAATCCTGGCTGCTGATGAATCAACCG GCACCATGGGAAAGCGTCTTCAGAAGATCAATGTGGAGAACACTGAGGAGAACCGCCGCTGCTTCCGCGAGATCCTCTTCTCCTCCGACGCCTCCATCTCAAACAGCGTGGGCGGGGTCATCTTCTTCCACGAGACGCTCTACCAGAAATCCGACAGCGGCAAGCTCTTCCCTCAAGTCGTCAAGGACAAGGGCATCGTTGTCGGCATCAAG GTGGACAAAGGCACAGCTGGTCTGATGGGAACCGATGGCGAGACCACCACACAAG GCCTGGACGGCCTCTCGGAGCGCTGTGCCCAGTATAAGAAGGACGGCTGTGACTTTGCCAAGTGGAGGTCTGTCCTGAAGATCTCCGACGGCTGCCCGTCAGCTCTGGCCATCGCAGAGAATGCCAATGTCCTTGCCAGATATGCTAGCATCTGCCAACAG AATGGCCTGGTCCCCATCGTGGAGCCAGAAATCCTCCCTGATGGAGACCATGACCTGCAGCGGTGCCAGTATGTGACAGAAAAG GTCCTGGCTGCTGTGTACAAGGCCCTGTCTGACCACCACGTGTACCTGGAGGGCACTCTGCTGAAGCCCAACATGGTCACCGCCGGACACGCGTGCACCAAGAAGTACACCCCTCAGGAGGTTGCTATGGCGACGGTGACCGCTCTGAGGCGCACCGTTCCCGCTTCCGTGCCTG GCATCTGCTTCCTGTCCGGAGGCCAGAGTGAGGAAGAGGCCTCCGTCCACCTGAACGCCATCAACCAGGTGCCTCTGCACCGCCCCTGGAAGCTGACCTTCTCCTACGGCCGTGCGCTCCAGGCCTCCGCTCTCGCAGCCTGGCAGGGAAAAGCTGCCAACAAGGCAGCCGCACAGGAAGCTTTCTGCAGCCGGGCCAAG ATCAACGGTCTGGCCTCCAAAGGCGAGTACAAGCCCTCTGGCTCCGCTGACCAGGCCTCCATGCAGTCCCTCTACACTGCCAGCTACGTCTATTAA